From Rutidosis leptorrhynchoides isolate AG116_Rl617_1_P2 chromosome 3, CSIRO_AGI_Rlap_v1, whole genome shotgun sequence, a single genomic window includes:
- the LOC139900508 gene encoding uncharacterized protein: protein MIFDRNVHRIYLDSGSSCNVMYEHCFQQLNPTIKARLMPPRVPLVGFSGERCWPIGEIDLEFTIGEPPMTRMETLDFVIVRANSQHNILLGRMAMMRMGIVVSTVHQLVKFHTNHGIATLPLTYDQAKVIMTIKETAANPEKAILETKEENLHEEKLSINPFFPEQQVTIGRQLPSDLKMGLRKLLQSNMDVFAWEYGDMTGIPRTLNIQGKEMITEHRLNEYKHLEPVHQKKRNLASERDKLACEEVEELLKIGIIREAKYPTWVAYPVMVKKSDGGWRMCVDFTNINKACPKDCYPLPEIDWKVESLKGYKFKCFLDAYKGYHQIQMAREDEEKTSFCTSKGIFCYQKMPFGLKNAGATY, encoded by the coding sequence ATGATATTCGATAGGAATGTCCACAGAATCTATCTCGACAGTGGTAGCTCATGCAATGTGATGTACGAACACTGTTTCCAGCAGCTCAACCCAACAATTAAAGCACGATTAATGCCACCACGAGTACCCCTGGTTGGATTCTCAGGAGAAAGATGCTGGCCGATAGGTGAAATCGACCTTGAATTCACCATCGGAGAACCACCGATGACGCGAATGGAGACACTAGACTTCGTTATTGTCCGAGCAAATTCACAACACAACATTCTGCTAGGAAGGATGGCAATGATGAGAATGGGAATCGTGGTATCCACTGTGCACCAGCTAGTCAAGTTTCACACAAATCATGGGATAGCCACCTTACCATTAACCTATGACCAAGCCAAGGTAATCATGACTATCAAGGAAACTGCAGCAAATCCCGAAAAAGCTATCCTTGAAACCAAGGAAGAAAATTTGCATGAAGAAAAGTTGTCCATCAACCCTTTCTTCCCAGAACAGCAAGTTACCATCGGAAGGCAATTGCCTTCGGACTTGAAGATGGGACTCCGCAAGTTGCTTCAGTCCAATATGGATGTCTTTGCCTGGGAATATGGAGATATGACGGGGATCCCTCGAACTCTAAATATCCAAGGCAAAGAGATGATAACGGAGCACAGGCTCAATGAATACAAGCACCTAGAGCCCGTCCACCAGAAAAAGAGGAATTTGGCTTCGGAAAGGGACAAACTTGCATGTGAGGAAGTAGAAGAGTTACTTAAGATAGGAATTATACGTGAAGCAAAATATCCTACCTGGGTGGCTTACCCTGTAATGGTCAAAAAATCAGATGGCGGCTGGAGAATGTGCGTCGATTTCACAAACATTAACAAGGCTTGCCCGAAAGATTGCTACCCCCTGCCCGAAATAGATTGGAAGGTGGAGTCACTCAAAGGATACAAgttcaaatgtttcctagatgccTACAAAGGGTACCACCAAATTCAGATGGCTAGGGAAGATGAAGAAAAGACCTCTTTCTGTACCAGCAAAGGCATATTCTGCTACCAGAAAATGCCATTCGGGTTAAAAAATGCCGGAGCCACTTATTAG
- the LOC139900509 gene encoding uncharacterized protein — protein sequence MHLKSTSVDLSKQRGNPVCLLSSIQGKYQCCTYCRKGTKPNPNLLRQQNAPRSGGQLPRARKVNTSDGAYCTKVTKAIELGEHDIEFQVRNSIKGQVLADFIAETTEEEEMPSTQVIVPPIEHEEWKLFTDGASSSDGSGAGLMLVSPEGKEFTYALCFEFSTTNNEAEYEALLPGLRLARDLNIQYLKVFIDSQLVANQVAGIFEARSPIIQQYLAKSKELIEQFKGFEIEHVRRSQNKKADALSKLTSITFAHLAKEVLVETLERRSIEAEEICDLYPDEENTWMKPINGYLEYGLLPEDKGEARKIRIKAPSYKLQEGKLYRKSFLTPWVRCVGPS from the exons ATGCATCTCAAATCTACCAGTGTTGACCTCTCCAAACAAAGGGGAAACCCTGTATGTCTACTTAGCAGCATCCAAGGAAAGTATCAGTGCTGTACTTATTGCAGAAAGGGCACGAAGCCAAATCCTAATTTACTTCGTCAGCAGAACGCTCCAAGGAGTGGAGGTCAATTACCTCGAGCTAGAAAAGTTAACACTAGCGATGGTGCATACTGCACGAAAGTTACGAAG GCCATCGAATTAGGTGAACATGACATAGAATTCCAAGTAAGAAACTCAATCAAAGGACAAGTCTTGGCTGACTTCATAGCCGAAAccactgaagaagaagaaatgccTTCAACACAAGTCATCGTCCCTCCAATCGAGCACGAAGAATGGAAGTTATTCACGGACGGGGCCTCAAGCTCTGATGGCTCCGGAGCAGGGCTCATGCTGGTAAGCCCCGAAGGAAAAGAATTCACCTACGCATTATGCTTTGAGTTTAGCACGACGAATAACGAGGCAGAATACGAAGCCTTACTTCCTGGACTTAGGCTGGCAAGAGATCTTAACATACAATACCTCAAGGTATTCATTGATTCTCAACTTGTAGCAAACCAAGTAGCAGGGATTTTTGAAGCAAGAAGCCCCATCATCCAGCAATACTTGGCAAAATCGAAGGAACTCATTGAGCAGTTTAAAGGCTTCGAGATAGAACACGTGAGAAGAAGCCAAAACAAGAAAGCAGATGCCTTGAGCAAACTTACCTCCATCACCTTCGCCCACTTAGCTAAAGAAGTCTTGGTTGAAACCCTAGAACGTAGATCTATAGAAGCTGAGGAGATCTGTGACCTTTATCCAGATGAAGAGAACACATGGATGAAACCAATCAATGGCTATCTGGAATACGGGCTATTGCCAGAAGACAAAGGAGAGGCAAGAAAGATCAGAATCAAGGCACCTTCGTATAAGCTTCAAGAAGGCAAGTTGTACCGAAAGTCTTTTCTTACCCCATGGGTAAGGTGTGTGGGACCCTCATAA